DNA from Mesorhizobium sp. DCY119:
GTTCAGGTTGCCGGTGCCGAGCAGTTCCAGCCGCTCGATGTTGGCACCGAGCGTCCAACTGATGGTGCTGCGGACGGTATCGGTGCCGCCGTTGGCCGCTTCGATGGTTTTGTCGCCGGCATTGTCGACATAGTAGATGTCGTTGCCGGCACCGCCGGTCATGCTGTCGGCACCGGCGCCGCCGTTGAGAGTGTTGTTACCGGCATTGCCGACGAGCGTGTTGGCGAGCGCATTGCCCGAAGCGTTCAGGTTGCCGGTGCCGAGCAATTCCAGCCGCTCGATGTTGGCACCGAGCGTCCAGCTGATGGAGCTGCGGACTGTGTCCGTGCCTTCGCCGGCAAATTCAAAGACGACGTCCCGAGCATTGTCGACATAATAGATATCATTACCCGTGCCGCCGAGCATGATGTCAGCACCGGTTCCGCCATTGATGATGTCGTTGCCGCCGCCTCCTTCAATGACATCGGAGCCGCCATAGCCGTAGAGACGATCGTCGCCTTCGGACCCGTAGATCCGGTCATCGCCGGAAAAAACTTTAACAATCGGATCGCCGGATAGAAGTTCTGAAGCACTAATATTAATGCCTCCGATGCTCCACCCCCCTCCATAAGCAACTGCTGGATTTTTAGAGTAGTCATGATCATGCCACTCATATGATAAACTCGTTACATAGCCACCTATTGTGGATAAATTTCCGAATTCGTCATATAAATAGGTAAAATATCCGCCGAAATAATAAGATTCTCCACTATCTGTACTTCCATACTCGTACAGAATATGTCCATCTGACGCAGATACCAACGGCTCGTAGTAAGAAGAGAAAAGCTCTGGTGTAAGATTTTCAAAACTCATACCAGCCATGTCGAATGCGCGATATGCGCTGAACGTTGCCATGATATTTCCCCAAGATTGCCTACCCTTGCCA
Protein-coding regions in this window:
- a CDS encoding calcium-binding protein is translated as MATFSAYRAFDMAGMSFENLTPELFSSYYEPLVSASDGHILYEYGSTDSGESYYFGGYFTYLYDEFGNLSTIGGYVTSLSYEWHDHDYSKNPAVAYGGGWSIGGINISASELLSGDPIVKVFSGDDRIYGSEGDDRLYGYGGSDVIEGGGGNDIINGGTGADIMLGGTGNDIYYVDNARDVVFEFAGEGTDTVRSSISWTLGANIERLELLGTGNLNASGNALANTLVGNAGNNTLNGGAGADSMTGGAGNDIYYVDNAGDKTIEAANGGTDTVRSTISWTLGANIERLELLGTGNLNASGNALANTLVGNAGNNTLNGGAGADTMTGGAGNDIYYVDNAGDKTIEAANGGTDTVRSTISWTLSANIERLELLGTGNLNASGNALANTLVGNAGNNILNGGGGADHMVGGAGNDIYYVDNVGDKTVEALNGGTDTVRSSVHWTLSANTERLELQGTGHLNGTGNALANTIVGNAGNNVLNGGAGSDILTGGAGSDTFFFNTALGASNIDRITDYNVAQDTIRLENAIFTGLADGWLKASAFHIGTAAADASDRIIYNKTTGALLFDKDGAGGAAAVQFATLSPGLAMTASEFFIV